The DNA segment CGTGAGTTAACCTCCCTTTTACCGAGCTTTACAACATCCAGTCCGTCAGAGATAACCTCCCATAATGTCTTATTGGGATTAAGGTCATCACGGCTCTGGTCAACATAAGCAAGTTTTACAGTTTCCCCTGTCCTGAATGTTCCTGAGTCAGGCTTCTCTTGTCCTGTTATCATCCTGAAGAGTGTGGTCTTTCCTGCACCGTTCGGTCCTATAATCCCTACAATCCCGCCTGGAGGCAGTGAGAAGGTCACCCCTTCCATAAGGATATTATCCCCGAATGCCTTACTTACGTTATTTGCTTCAATAACAACATTACCAAGACGCGGCCCAGGTGGTATGTAGATTTCCATATCTTTTACCCTCTTTTCTGTATCCTGACTAAGGAGGGTCTCATAAGAGGTGATACGGGCCTTTGATTTTGCGTGGCGTCCTTTTGGAGACATCCGTATCCATTCAAGTTCCCGCTGAAGGGTCTTCTGTCTCTCGCTCTCTGTCTTCTCCTCCTGCTGTAGGCGGTTACTCTTCTGCTCCAGCCATGACGAGTAATTCCCTTTCCATGGGATTCCTGCACCGCGGTCAAGTTCCAGAATCCATCCGGCAACATTGTCGAGGAAGTAACGGTCATGAGTAACTGCTATTACTGTTCCTGCATAATTTTGCAGATGGTGCTCAAGCCATGCCACACTCTCGGCGTCAAGATGATTGGTAGGCTCATCAAGAAGAAGGATGTCCGGTTTTTTCAAAAGTAATCTGCATAAAGCAACACGCCGCCTTTCCCCGCCGGATAGCAGCTTTACAGGTGTATCTCCCGGAGGACATCTCAGTGCATCCATTGCCATCTCAAGACGT comes from the Nitrospirota bacterium genome and includes:
- the ettA gene encoding energy-dependent translational throttle protein EttA yields the protein MSTEPNKVIYSMIGVSKFYDKKPVLKDIYLSYFYGAKIGVLGLNGSGKSSLLRILAGKDKEFNGEAVLSPGYTVGLLAQEPELDNSKTVKEIVEEGAQEIVDALKEYNRINERFAEPMSDDEMNKLIELQGKVQEKLDAMDAWELDSRLEMAMDALRCPPGDTPVKLLSGGERRRVALCRLLLKKPDILLLDEPTNHLDAESVAWLEHHLQNYAGTVIAVTHDRYFLDNVAGWILELDRGAGIPWKGNYSSWLEQKSNRLQQEEKTESERQKTLQRELEWIRMSPKGRHAKSKARITSYETLLSQDTEKRVKDMEIYIPPGPRLGNVVIEANNVSKAFGDNILMEGVTFSLPPGGIVGIIGPNGAGKTTLFRMITGQEKPDSGTFRTGETVKLAYVDQSRDDLNPNKTLWEVISDGLDVVKLGKREVNSRTYVARYNFSGSDQQKKVSTLSGGERNRVHLARMLKEEANVLLLDEPTNDLDVNTMRALEEALENFAGCAVVISHDRWFLDRIATHILAYEGDSKVVWFEGNYSEYEADRKTRLGAAADQPHRIKYRHLTRG